One Dromiciops gliroides isolate mDroGli1 chromosome 3, mDroGli1.pri, whole genome shotgun sequence DNA segment encodes these proteins:
- the LOC122746412 gene encoding histone H2AX, which translates to MSGRGKTGGKARAKAKSRSSRAGLQFPVGRVHRLLRKGHYAERVGAGAPVYLAAVLEYLTAEILELAGNAARDNKKTRIIPRHLQLAIRNDEELNKLLGGVTIAQGGVLPNIQAVLLPKKSGAIAGPKAPGSGGSKKSTQASQEY; encoded by the coding sequence ATGTCGGGTCGCGGCAAGACCGGCGGGAAGGCCCGTGCCAAGGCCAAGTCTCGCTCCTCTCGGGCCGGGCTGCAGTTCCCCGTGGGCCGTGTGCACCGATTGCTGAGGAAAGGCCACTACGCCGAGCGAGTCGGGGCCGGCGCGCCGGTGTACCTGGCCGCCGTGCTGGAGTACTTGACGGCCGAGATCCTGGAGCTGGCGGGGAACGCGGCCCGGGACAACAAGAAGACCCGCATCATCCCTCGCCACCTGCAGCTGGCCATCCGTAACGACGAGGAGCTCAACAAACTCCTGGGCGGCGTGACCATCGCTCAGGGCGGCGTCCTGCCCAACATCCAGGCGGTGCTGCTGCCCAAGAAGAGCGGCGCCATCGCCGGACCCAAGGCCCCGGGCAGCGGCGGCAGCAAGAAGAGCACGCAGGCCTCGCAGGAGTACTGA
- the DPAGT1 gene encoding UDP-N-acetylglucosamine--dolichyl-phosphate N-acetylglucosaminephosphotransferase encodes MAMMRPFPALPLLINLGGSLLGFVATLTLIPAFRGHFITARLCGLDLNKTSRQPIPESQGVISGAVFLIILFCFIPVPFLNCFVEDQCKAFPYQEFVALIGALLAICCMIFLGFADDVLNLRWRHKLLLPTTASLPLLMVYFTNFGNTTIVVPKPFRSMLGLHLDLGILYYVYMGLLAVFCTNAINILAGINGLEAGQSLVISASIIIFNLVELEGDYQDDHVFSLYFMIPFFFTTLGLLYHNWYPSQVFVGDTFCYFAGMTFAVVGILGHFSKTMLLFFMPQVFNFLYSLPQLLHIIPCPRHRVPRLNTKTGKLEMSYSKFKAKNLSLLGTLILKGAEALRLVSVRRGENEAGAYIECNNMTLINLLIKILGPTHERNLTLLLLLLQILASAVTFSIRYQLVRLFYDI; translated from the exons ATGGCAATGATGCGGCCCTTCCCGGCGCTGCCGCTGCTCATCAACCTGGGCGGCTCGCTGCTGGGCTTCGTGGCCACGCTCACGCTCATACCGGCCTTCCGTGGCCACTTCATCACGGCTCGCCTCTGCGGCCTGGACCTCAATAAGACCAGCCGCCAGCCCAT CCCCGAATCCCAAGGCGTCATCAGTGGTGCAGTTTTCCTCATCATCCTCTTCTGCTTCATCCCTGTTCCCTTCCTAAACTGCTTTGTGGAGGACCAATGTAAGGCCTTCCCCTACCAGGAG TTTGTGGCCCTGATAGGTGCTTTGCTTGCTATCTGCTGCATGATCTTTCTGGGCTTTGCGGATGATGTGCTGAATCTTCGATGGCGACACAAACTGCTGCTGCCCACAACTGCCTCTCTACCTCTCCTCATGGTCTATTTCACCAACTTCGGCAATACAACAATCGTGGTGCCAAAGCCTTTCCGCTCCATGCTGGGCTTGCATCTGGACCTCG GCATCCTGTATTATGTCTACATGGGACTGCTGGCTGTGTTCTGTACCAACGCCATTAACATCTTAGCAGGGATCAATGGGCTGGAGGCTGGACAATCTCTAGTCATTTCTGCCTCCATTATCATCTTCAATCTGGTAGAGCTCGAAG GTGATTACCAAGATGACCATGTCTTTTCTCTCTACTTCATGATTCCATTCTTCTTCACCACATTGGGACTGCTGTATCATAACTG GTACCCATCCCAGGTGTTTGTGGGCGACACTTTCTGCTACTTTGCAGGCATGACCTTTGCTGTGGTGGGCATCCTGGGGCACTTCAGCAAGACGATGCTACTCTTCTTCATGCCTCAGGTGTTCAACTTCCTCTACTCCCTTCCACAACTTCTCCATATCATCCCTTGTCCACGACACCGTGTGCCAAG GCTCAACACCAAAACAGGGAAGCTGGAGATGAGTTATTCCAAGTTCAAGGCCAAGAACCTTTCTCTCTTGGGCACCCTAATTCTGAAG ggtGCAGAAGCCCTTCGACTGGTGTCTGTCCGTCGGGGTGAAAACGAGGCTGGCGCCTACATTGAGTGCAACAACATGACCCTCATTAACCTGCTCATCAAGATCCTGGGGCCCACTCATGAAAGAAACCTCACTTTGTTGCTTCTGCTCCTTCAG ATTCTGGCTAGTGCTGTCACATTCTCCATTCGATACCAGTTGGTTCGGCTCTTCTACGATATTTGA
- the C2CD2L gene encoding phospholipid transfer protein C2CD2L encodes MDPGWGRRDVGWAALLLLFAASLLTVAGWLLQYARGVWLGRARRGRGLGLGVAEPGTSLRELGVWRSLLRLRSSRAGVPEEPGVRGLLASLFAFKSFRENWQRAWVRALNQQACRDGSSIQITFEEIPQLPPNATVSHVTCVDQSEHSMVLHCQLCAEDVQFPVSVTQQSPAAVSMETYHVTLTLLPAQLEVNLEEIANEGLLVSWAFKDRPELNMTVCPKLQGKERSEEQVDLSTIEELIKDTIVSTQPAMMVNLRACPAPGGMVSCEKPTTGPPVQPAAPKPIRLLLRQLRATHVGGETGGETGDETGGNGDLCCVAELDSPQQQKWTKPVRAAPEVEWMEELALEIGPQSRELTLKVLRSSNVGDNVLLGHATLPVGSPSRQTSRRQLCPLTPGPGKTSGQVATLALELLYEEGSPGNLSSPAPPTPRPSITPTKKIELDRTIMPDGTIVTTVTTVQSRPRADGKLDSPSRSPSKVEVTEKTTTVLSESSVPSSASPSSSRDSHLSNGLDPVAETAIRQLTEPSGRSAKKTPTKRSTLIISGVSKVPIAQDELALSLGYAASMEASMQSEAESTGDPSSPPLDPPAMSPGPLEALSSPAGTQETDETTRSDISERPSVDDVESETGSTGALETRSLKDHKVSFLRSGTKLIFRRRQRQKEAGLSQSHDDLSNAAAVPSVRKKAGSFSRRLIKRFSFKSKPKANGSPSPQL; translated from the exons ATGGATCCGGGCTGGGGGCGGCGAGACGTGGGCTGGGCGGCTCTGCTGCTCCTTTTCGCCGCCTCGCTGCTCACCGTGGCCGGCTGGCTGCTGCAGTACGCCCGAGGTGTATGGCTGGGGCGAGCGCGCCGGGGCCGGGGGCTGGGGCTCGGGGTGGCAGAACCGGGGACGTCGCTACGAGAGCTGGGCGTGTGGCGCTCCCTGTTGCGCCTACGGTCCAGCCGGGCAGGCGTCCCGGAGGAGCCAGGTGTCCGGGGCCTCCTGGCTTCACTCTTCGCCTTCAAATCTTTCCGGGAAAACTGGCAGCGAGCTTGGGTGCGAGCGCTTAATCAGCAGGCCTGCAGGGATGGG AGCTCCATCCAGATCACTTTCGAAGAGATACCCCAACTCCCACCTAATGCTACTGTCAGTCACGTGACCTGTGTGGACCAGTCAGAGCACAGCATG GTCCTTCATTGCCAGCTCTGTGCTGAGGACGTTCAGTTCCCAGTGTCGGTGACCCAGCAGTCCCCAGCTGCTGTCTCCATGGAGACCTACCACGTCACCCTGACACTTCTTCCAGCACAg TTGGAGGTCAACCTGGAAGAAATAGCCAATGAGGGGCTGCTGGTCTCCTGGGCCTTCAAGGACCGTCCTGAGCTAAACATGACAGTTTGTCCCAAGCTGCAGGGGAAGGAG AGAAGTGAGGAACAGGTGGATCTGTCTACTATTGAGGAATTGATTAAGGATACCATTGTCAGTACACAACCTGCCATGATGGTGAACCTCAGAGCTTGTCCAGCTCCAGGGGGCATG GTATCCTGTGAGAAGCCAACCACAGGGCCCCCAGTTCaaccagctgcccccaaacccattcGGCTTCTGTTACGACAGTTAAGGGCAACCCATGTAGGTGGTGAGACAGGAGGTGAGACAGGAGATGAAACAGGAG GAAATGGGGATCTGTGCTGTGTGGCAGAGCTGGACAGTCCTCAGCAGCAGAAGTGGACCAAGCCAGTAAGAGCTGCCCCAGAGGTTGAGTGGATGGAAGAACTGGCTCT GGAAATAGGTCCCCAGAGCCGGGAGCTGACCCTGAAGGTGCTAAGGAGCAGCAATGTTGGAGACA ATGTACTCCTGGGCCATGCCACATTGCCTGTGGGCTCCCCCTCCAGGCAGACCTCCAGAAGGCAGCTGTGTcccctgactcctgggccaggaAAGACCTCAGGCCAAGTTGCCACTCTAGCATTAGAG CTGTTATATGAAGAAGGCTCCCCTGGGAACCTGAGTAGCCCCGCTCCACCCACCCCACGACCCAGCATCACACCCACCAAAAAGATTGAATTGGATCGGACCATTATGCCCGACGGCACCATTGTCACCACAGTGACTACTGTCCAGTCCCGGCCTAGAGCTGATGGCAAGCTAG ATTCCCCCTCCCGCTCCCCATCCAAGGTGGAGGTAACAGAGAAAACAACAACTGTGCTGAGCGAGAGCAGTGTCCCCAGCAGTGCCTCCCCCAGCAGCAGcc GGGACAGCCACCTTTCCAATGGCCTGGACCCTGTGGCAGAAACAGCCATCCGACAGCTGACAGAACCCAGTGGACGGTCTGCTAAGAAGACGCCCACCAAGCGTAGCACCCTCATCATATCTGGTGTCTCTAAG GTTCCCATTGCCCAAGATGAGTTGGCATTGTCTTTGGGCTATGCAGCCTCTATGGAGGCTTCAATGCAGAGTGAGGCAGAGAGCACCGGggatccctcctcacctcccttgGATCCTCCCGCCATGTCCCCTGGACCCCTGGAAGCCCTGTCCAGTCCGGCGGGAACTCAGGAGACGGATGAGACGACGCGCTCAGACATTTCAGAACGGCCATCTGTGGATGATGTGGAGTCAGAAACCGGTTCTACAGGAGCCTTGGAGACACGAAGCCTCAAGGACCACAAag tGAGTTTCCTTCGAAGTGGGACGAAGTTGATCTTCCGCCGTCGACAACGACAGAAGGAGGCAGGACTGAGCCAGTCACACGACGACCTTTCCAATGCGGCTGCTGTGCCCAGTGTCCGAAAGAAGGCTGGCAGCTTCTCCCGGCGCCTCATTAAGCGATTTTCCTTTAAATCCAAACCCAAGGCCAACGGCAGCCCCAGTCCCCAGCTCTGA
- the HMBS gene encoding porphobilinogen deaminase isoform X1, with amino-acid sequence MDGIMSGSGDTASGDGNSPKMRVIRVGTRNSQLARIQTDSVVAMLKDCYPGLQFEIIGMSTTGDKILDTALSKIGEKSLFTKELEYALEKNEVDLVVHSLKDLPTVLPPAFTIGAICKRESPYDAVIFHPKYAGQTLGTLPERSVVGTSSLRRAAQLKRKFPHLEFKSIRGNLNTRLRKLDEHQEFSAIVLAAAGLQRMGWQSRVGQLLYPEECLYAVGQGALGVEVRAKDQEVLDMVRVLHDPETLYRCIAERAFLKHLEGGCSVPVAVHTVLKDGQLYLTGGVWSLDGSDSLKETMQTNINIPAQYADGAEDDVQRVGITARNISQGAQRAAENLGISLANLLLNKGAKEILDVARQLNDAR; translated from the exons GACGGAAACAGCCCAAAGATGAGAGTGATCCGAGTGGGCACTCGCAACAGCCAG CTGGCAAGGATACAGACGGACAGTGTGGTGGCCATGCTGAAGGACTGCTACCCTGGTCTGCAGTTTGAAATCA TTGGAATGTCAACCACTGGGGACAAGATCCTGGATACTGCACTCTCTAAG ATCGGGGAGAAAAGTCTGTTCACCAAGGAGCTGGAGTATGCTTTGGAGAAGAACGA AGTGGACCTTGTTGTACATTCCCTGAAGGACTTGCCCACTGTACTTCCCCCAGCCTTCACTATTGGTGCTATCTGCAA GCGGGAGAGCCCCTACGATGCTGTTATCTTCCACCCTAAATACGCTGGGCAGACCTTGGGTACCCTGCCAGAGAGGAG TGTGGTGGGGACCAGCTCTCTCCGTAGAGCAGCCCAGTTGAAGCGGAAATTTCCACATCTGGAATTCAAAAGTATT AGAGGGAATCTCAATACTCGACTTCGGAAGCTGGATGAACATCAGGAATTCAGTGCCATCGTCCTGGCAGCAGCTGGACTGCAACGTATGGGTTGGCAGAGCCGTGTTGGACag CTCCTGTACCCTGAAGAATGTCTCTATGCTGTGGGCCAG GGGGCCCTGGGTGTTGAGGTCCGAGCCAAGGACCAGGAAGTGCTGGATATGGTTCGTGTGCTACATGATCCTGAGACCTTGTACCGATGCATTGCTGAGAGGGCCTTCCTGAAGCACCTG GAAGGAGGCTGCAGTGTGCCTGTGGCAGTCCATACAGTCCTCAAGGATGGGCAA CTATACCTGACTGGAGGAGTGTGGAGTCTGGATGGCTCAGATAGTCTGAAGGAAACCATGCAGACAAACATCAATATCCCTGCCCAG tATGCAGATGGAGCAGAGGATGATGTGCAACGGGTGGGCATCACAGCTCGGAATATATCTCAGGGAGCCCAAAGGGCAGCAGAAAACCTGGGTATCAGTCTTGCCAACCTGCTGCTGAACAAGGGAGCCAAGGAGATTCTGGATGTAGCAAGACAGCTCAACGATGCCCGCTAA
- the HMBS gene encoding porphobilinogen deaminase isoform X2 has translation MRVIRVGTRNSQLARIQTDSVVAMLKDCYPGLQFEIIGMSTTGDKILDTALSKIGEKSLFTKELEYALEKNEVDLVVHSLKDLPTVLPPAFTIGAICKRESPYDAVIFHPKYAGQTLGTLPERSVVGTSSLRRAAQLKRKFPHLEFKSIRGNLNTRLRKLDEHQEFSAIVLAAAGLQRMGWQSRVGQLLYPEECLYAVGQGALGVEVRAKDQEVLDMVRVLHDPETLYRCIAERAFLKHLEGGCSVPVAVHTVLKDGQLYLTGGVWSLDGSDSLKETMQTNINIPAQYADGAEDDVQRVGITARNISQGAQRAAENLGISLANLLLNKGAKEILDVARQLNDAR, from the exons ATGAGAGTGATCCGAGTGGGCACTCGCAACAGCCAG CTGGCAAGGATACAGACGGACAGTGTGGTGGCCATGCTGAAGGACTGCTACCCTGGTCTGCAGTTTGAAATCA TTGGAATGTCAACCACTGGGGACAAGATCCTGGATACTGCACTCTCTAAG ATCGGGGAGAAAAGTCTGTTCACCAAGGAGCTGGAGTATGCTTTGGAGAAGAACGA AGTGGACCTTGTTGTACATTCCCTGAAGGACTTGCCCACTGTACTTCCCCCAGCCTTCACTATTGGTGCTATCTGCAA GCGGGAGAGCCCCTACGATGCTGTTATCTTCCACCCTAAATACGCTGGGCAGACCTTGGGTACCCTGCCAGAGAGGAG TGTGGTGGGGACCAGCTCTCTCCGTAGAGCAGCCCAGTTGAAGCGGAAATTTCCACATCTGGAATTCAAAAGTATT AGAGGGAATCTCAATACTCGACTTCGGAAGCTGGATGAACATCAGGAATTCAGTGCCATCGTCCTGGCAGCAGCTGGACTGCAACGTATGGGTTGGCAGAGCCGTGTTGGACag CTCCTGTACCCTGAAGAATGTCTCTATGCTGTGGGCCAG GGGGCCCTGGGTGTTGAGGTCCGAGCCAAGGACCAGGAAGTGCTGGATATGGTTCGTGTGCTACATGATCCTGAGACCTTGTACCGATGCATTGCTGAGAGGGCCTTCCTGAAGCACCTG GAAGGAGGCTGCAGTGTGCCTGTGGCAGTCCATACAGTCCTCAAGGATGGGCAA CTATACCTGACTGGAGGAGTGTGGAGTCTGGATGGCTCAGATAGTCTGAAGGAAACCATGCAGACAAACATCAATATCCCTGCCCAG tATGCAGATGGAGCAGAGGATGATGTGCAACGGGTGGGCATCACAGCTCGGAATATATCTCAGGGAGCCCAAAGGGCAGCAGAAAACCTGGGTATCAGTCTTGCCAACCTGCTGCTGAACAAGGGAGCCAAGGAGATTCTGGATGTAGCAAGACAGCTCAACGATGCCCGCTAA